Within Pseudomonas tructae, the genomic segment GAGGTCATCGATGGGCAAGGGAGCTGTCATTGCAGTGTTGTTGTGGGGTTGTCTGTCTGCAGGTGCTGTTGCCGGCAAGCAGTTGTACGGTGGCGAGCCGTTGTCGTTGAACTTTCAGGATGTCGAAGTGCGCACAGTGCTGCAGGTGCTGGCGGACCTTTCCGGCTTCAACCTGGTGGCCAGTGACGCGGTGCAGGGCACCGTGACCCTGCGCCTGGAGGATGTGCCCTGGGATCAGGCCCTGGATCTGGTGCTGCGCAGCAAGGGTCTGGAGCAGCGCAAGGACGGTAATGTGTTGCTGGTCGCACCGCTTGCCGAAATGGCTGGAGCAGTACCGTCGCGGCGTGCACTGATTCCGATCCATCACGCCAGGGCCGCTGATATTGCCGAGCTCTTTCATACCCTGATGGCCCACGACGCGGGTGGGGCCAGCCATGGCTCGCTGAGTGTCGACGAGCGCACCAATACACTGGTCGCCAGCCAGTCGCCGGAACGTTTGGAAGAGCTGCGCAGGCTGATCGGTGAGCTGGATGTGCCGGTGCGTCAGGTCATGATCGAGGCGCGCATCGTTGAGGCCAATGTCGATTTCGAGAAGGCCCTGGGGGTACGCTGGGGTGGGGCGGTGCAGTTGGGCAAGGGACTGAGCCTGGGCAGTGGCGATACCTTCGTCGACCTCGGAGTCGATCGGGCGGCGGCCAGCATCGGCGTGGGCCTGGTGCGCAACAACGTGCTGCTCGATCTGGAGCTCAGTGCCATGGAAAAGACCGGCAATGGCGAGATTATCTCCCAGCCCAAGGTGGTCACCGCCGACAAGGAAACCGCACGGATCCTCAAGGGTACCGAGGTGCCTTACCAGGAAACCAGTGGTAGCGGTGCCACATCCGTGACGTTCCGCGAAGCATCGCTGTCTCTGGAAGTCACTCCGCAAATCACGCCGGACAACCGGGTGATCATGGCGGTTAAGGTGACCAAGGATGAGCCGGACTATCTCAATGCCCTGGAGCATGTGCCGGCGATCCGCAAGAACGAGGTCAATGCCAAGGTGAGCATTGAAGATGGACAGACCATCGTTATCGGCGGCGTGTACTCGACGGTGCAAAGTAAAGTTGTCGACAAGGTGCCATTTTTCGGCGATGTGCCGTATGTTGGGCGGCTGTTTCGTCGCGATGTTCTACAAGAGAAAAAATCCGAGCTGCTGGTCTTCCTGACTCCGCGTATCATGAGTGACCAGGCGATTGCTGTGAGTCGTTGATTCTGTGCGAAATTTGATACTTGTGGGGCCCATGGGTGCAGGCAAAAGCACCATCGGCCGCCTGCTGGCCAAAGAGCTGCGCCTGCCGTTCAAGGATTCCGACAAGGAAATTGAATTGCGCACGGGCGCCAATATCCCGTGGATCTTCGATAAGGAAGGCGAGCCGGGCTTTCGTGACCGCGAGCAGGCGATGATCGCCGAGCTGTGCGCGTTCGATGGCTTGGTTTTGGCTACCGGTGGCGGCGCGGTGATGCGCGATGCCAATCGCCAGGCTTTGTATGCCGGCGGGCGCGTGGTGTACCTGCACGCCTCGGTCGAGCAGCAGGTCGGGCGAACCTCGCGCGACCGCAACCGGCCGCTGCTGCGCACGGCCAATCCGGAGGCGACCTTGCGGGCGCTGCTGGAGGTTCGTGACCCGCTGTACCGTGAGATTGCCGATCTGGTGGTGGAAACCGACGAACGGCCACCGCGGATGGTGGTGCT encodes:
- a CDS encoding type IV pilus secretin PilQ codes for the protein MGKGAVIAVLLWGCLSAGAVAGKQLYGGEPLSLNFQDVEVRTVLQVLADLSGFNLVASDAVQGTVTLRLEDVPWDQALDLVLRSKGLEQRKDGNVLLVAPLAEMAGAVPSRRALIPIHHARAADIAELFHTLMAHDAGGASHGSLSVDERTNTLVASQSPERLEELRRLIGELDVPVRQVMIEARIVEANVDFEKALGVRWGGAVQLGKGLSLGSGDTFVDLGVDRAAASIGVGLVRNNVLLDLELSAMEKTGNGEIISQPKVVTADKETARILKGTEVPYQETSGSGATSVTFREASLSLEVTPQITPDNRVIMAVKVTKDEPDYLNALEHVPAIRKNEVNAKVSIEDGQTIVIGGVYSTVQSKVVDKVPFFGDVPYVGRLFRRDVLQEKKSELLVFLTPRIMSDQAIAVSR
- the aroK gene encoding shikimate kinase AroK; the encoded protein is MRNLILVGPMGAGKSTIGRLLAKELRLPFKDSDKEIELRTGANIPWIFDKEGEPGFRDREQAMIAELCAFDGLVLATGGGAVMRDANRQALYAGGRVVYLHASVEQQVGRTSRDRNRPLLRTANPEATLRALLEVRDPLYREIADLVVETDERPPRMVVLDILERLQKLPPR